From the Myripristis murdjan chromosome 14, fMyrMur1.1, whole genome shotgun sequence genome, one window contains:
- the LOC115371825 gene encoding E3 ubiquitin-protein ligase RNF26-like isoform X1: MDAVNFVSCAIGRCVDACCLLVDLILRIFSWLLHLLSNTGCSLHSLLVTLSSSTLVEYWNLALLFFLTVTEVVSSAAHGALHTLEGCLQTLGGVFESFKMVGHLSCHVAWRAKELMHRGLISGNYILRQTCEGLCIALSLVLYFVNTVVNMLLIGMQNCFSVFAGAWEAVAGPLHKAVELALTLLTFLYSCLVGASVLLWTPCQLVLDFLGALARVFITVFVVDAHGLLITVAIISLALLYLNPRLPLVVGRLSLRFVDMLPGVRGVQAAAQRLRVLLQERALAFQESHAGRPQQADGTRLPNTDLRAAGTLVNPTDAFLPLASDLSQLDSPQLGLAYLEGESASGSSDLRDSSSLAARTSTLPLSSALVGVEDGSSPPTDSRLLSLLKEQEERKKCVICQDRAKTVLLLPCRHLCLCRHCADILTQRRPLQQRCCPLCRQPITQNMDVFL; this comes from the coding sequence ATGGATGCAGTGAACTTTGTGTCCTGTGCCATTGGGAGATGTGTGGACGCCTGTTGCCTGCTGGTGGACCTGATCCTCAGGATATTCAGCTGGCTGCTTCACCTCCTGTCCAACACAGGCTGCTCCCTCCACAGTCTGCTGGTCACCCTGAGCAGCTCCACTCTGGTTGAATATTGGAACCTCGcgctcctctttttcctcacaGTGACCGAGGTCGTCTCCAGCGCTGCCCACGGAGCCCTTCACACACTGGAGGGCTGCCTGCAGACTCTGGGTGGCGTGTTTGAGagtttcaaaatggtgggccaCCTTTCTTGCCATGTGGCGTGGCGCGCCAAGGAGCTGATGCATCGAGGGCTCATCTCGGGGAATTACATCCTGAGGCAGACTTGTGAAGGACTTTGCATCGCGCTCAGCCTCGTCCTCTACTTTGTTAACACTGTTGTCAACATGCTGCTCATCGGGATGCAgaactgtttctctgtgtttgcgGGGGCCTGGGAAGCCGTGGCGGGTCCTCTGCACAAAGCTGTGGAGCTGGCTCTCACGCTGCTAACCTTCCTGTACAGCTGTCTGGTGGGcgcctctgtgctgctgtggacGCCCTGTCAGCTGGTGCTGGACTTCCTGGGAGCGCTCGCTCGTGTCTTCATTACAGTCTTTGTGGTCGATGCACACGGCCTCCTCATCACGGTGGCGATCATCTCGCTGGCCTTGCTGTACCTGAACCCCAGGCTTCCTCTTGTCGTCGGGCGGCTGAGTTTGCGTTTTGTTGACATGCTGCCGGGAGTGCGAGGGGTACAGGCAGCAGCTCAGAGGTTGcgtgtgctgctgcaggaacgAGCTCTGGCCTTCCAGGAAAGCCACGCCGGCAGGCCACAGCAAGCAGACGGGACCAGGCTCCCTAACACAGACCTCAGAGCAGCCGGTACTTTGGTCAACCCCACTGACGCCTTCCTCCCACTGGCGAGTGACCTGAGTCAGCTGGACTCTCCGCAGCTCGGCCTGGCTTACCTGGAGGGCGAGTCGGCGAGTGGCAGCAGTGACCTCAGAGACAGCAGTTCCCTGGCAGCCAGGACTAGCACGTTACCGCTGAGCTCCGCTCTGGTGGGCGTGGAGGACGGCAGCAGCCCTCCAACAGACAGTCGGCTGCTCAGCCTGctgaaggagcaggaggagaggaagaagtgtGTGATCTGTCAGGACCGGGCCAAGACGGTCCTGCTGCTGCCTTGTCGTCACCTCTGCCTCTGTCGTCACTGCGCCGACATCCTGACCCAGCGGCGGCCCCTCCAGCAGCGCTGCTGTCCACTCTGCCGGCAGCCAATCACCCAGAACATGGACGTCTTCCTTTGA
- the LOC115371825 gene encoding E3 ubiquitin-protein ligase RNF26-like isoform X2: protein MDAVNFVSCAIGRCVDACCLLVDLILRIFSWLLHLLSNTGCSLHSLLVTLSSSTLVEYWNLALLFFLTVTEVVSSAAHGALHTLEGCLQTLGGVFESFKMVGHLSCHVAWRAKELMHRGLISGNYILRQTCEGLCIALSLVLYFVNTVVNMLLIGMQNCFSVFAGAWEAVAGPLHKAVELALTLLTFLYSCLVGASVLLWTPCQLVLDFLGALARVFITVFVVDAHGLLITVAIISLALLYLNPRLPLVVGRLSLRFVDMLPGVRGVQAAAQRLRVLLQERALAFQESHAGRPQQADGTRLPNTDLRAAGTLVNPTDAFLPLASDLSQLDSPQLGLAYLEGESASGSSDLRDSSSLAARTSTLPLSSALVGVEDGSSPPTDSRLLSLLKEQEERKKCVICQDRAKTVLLLPCRHLCLCRHCADILTQRRPIQQRCCPLCRQPITQNMDVFL, encoded by the exons ATGGATGCAGTGAACTTTGTGTCCTGTGCCATTGGGAGATGTGTGGACGCCTGTTGCCTGCTGGTGGACCTGATCCTCAGGATATTCAGCTGGCTGCTTCACCTCCTGTCCAACACAGGCTGCTCCCTCCACAGTCTGCTGGTCACCCTGAGCAGCTCCACTCTGGTTGAATATTGGAACCTCGcgctcctctttttcctcacaGTGACCGAGGTCGTCTCCAGCGCTGCCCACGGAGCCCTTCACACACTGGAGGGCTGCCTGCAGACTCTGGGTGGCGTGTTTGAGagtttcaaaatggtgggccaCCTTTCTTGCCATGTGGCGTGGCGCGCCAAGGAGCTGATGCATCGAGGGCTCATCTCGGGGAATTACATCCTGAGGCAGACTTGTGAAGGACTTTGCATCGCGCTCAGCCTCGTCCTCTACTTTGTTAACACTGTTGTCAAC ATGCTGCTCATCGGGATGCAgaactgtttctctgtgtttgcgGGGGCCTGGGAAGCCGTGGCGGGTCCTCTGCACAAAGCTGTGGAGCTGGCTCTCACGCTGCTAACCTTCCTGTACAGCTGTCTGGTGGGcgcctctgtgctgctgtggacGCCCTGTCAGCTGGTGCTGGACTTCCTGGGAGCACTCGCTCGTGTCTTCATTACAGTCTTCGTGGTCGACGCACACGGCCTCCTCATCACGGTGGCGATCATCTCGCTGGCCTTGCTGTACCTGAACCCCAGGCTTCCTCTCGTCGTGGGGCGGCTGAGTTTGCGTTTTGTTGACATGCTGCCGGGAGTGCGAGGGGTACAGGCAGCAGCTCAGAGGTTGcgtgtgctgctgcaggaacgAGCTCTGGCCTTCCAGGAAAGCCACGCCGGCAGGCCACAACAAGCAGACGGGACCAGGCTCCCTAACACAGACCTAAGAGCAGCCGGTACTTTGGTCAACCCCACTGACGCCTTCCTCCCACTGGCGAGTGACCTGAGTCAGCTGGACTCTCCGCAGCTCGGCCTGGCTTACCTGGAGGGCGAGTCGGCGAGTGGCAGCAGTGACCTCAGAGACAGCAGTTCCCTGGCAGCCAGGACTAGCACGTTACCGCTGAGCTCCGCTCTGGTGGGCGTGGAGGACGGCAGCAGCCCTCCAACAGACAGTCGGCTGCTCAGCCTGctgaaggagcaggaggagaggaagaagtgtGTGATCTGTCAGGACCGGGCCAAGACGGTCCTGCTGCTGCCTTGTCGTCACCTCTGCCTCTGTCGTCACTGCGCCGACATCCTGACCCAGCGGCGGCCC
- the LOC115371825 gene encoding E3 ubiquitin-protein ligase RNF26-like isoform X3, translated as MDAVNFVSCAIGRCVDACCLLVDLILRIFSWLLHLLSNTGCSLHSLLVTLSSSTLVEYWNLALLFFLTVTEVVSSAAHGALHTLEGCLQTLGGVFESFKMVGHLSCHVAWRAKELMHRGLISGNYILRQTCEGLCIALSLVLYFVNTVVNMLLIGMQNCFSVFAGAWEAVAGPLHKAVELALTLLTFLYSCLVGASVLLWTPCQLVLDFLGALARVFITVFVVDAHGLLITVAIISLALLYLNPRLPLVVGRLSLRFVDMLPGVRGVQAAAQRLRVLLQERALAFQESHAGRPQQADGTRLPNTDLRAAGTLVNPTDAFLPLASDLSQLDSPQLGLAYLEGESASGSSDLRDSSSLAARTSTLPLSSALVGVEDGSSPPTDSRLLSLLKEQEERKKCVICQDRAKTVLLLPCRHLCLCRHCADILTQRRPIQQRCCPLCRQPITQNMDVFL; from the exons ATGGATGCAGTGAACTTTGTGTCCTGTGCCATTGGGAGATGTGTGGACGCCTGTTGCCTGCTGGTGGACCTGATCCTCAGGATATTCAGCTGGCTGCTTCACCTCCTGTCCAACACAGGCTGCTCCCTCCACAGTCTGCTGGTCACCCTGAGCAGCTCCACTCTGGTTGAATATTGGAACCTCGcgctcctctttttcctcacaGTGACCGAGGTCGTCTCCAGCGCTGCCCACGGAGCCCTTCACACACTGGAGGGCTGCCTGCAGACTCTGGGTGGCGTGTTTGAGagtttcaaaatggtgggccaCCTTTCTTGCCATGTGGCGTGGCGCGCCAAGGAGCTGATGCATCGAGGGCTCATCTCGGGGAATTACATCCTGAGGCAGACTTGTGAAGGACTTTGCATCGCGCTCAGCCTCGTCCTCTACTTTGTTAACACTG TTGTCAACATGCTGCTCATCGGGATGCAgaactgtttctctgtgtttgcgGGGGCCTGGGAAGCCGTGGCGGGTCCTCTGCACAAAGCTGTGGAGCTGGCTCTCACGCTGCTAACCTTCCTGTACAGCTGTCTGGTGGGcgcctctgtgctgctgtggacGCCCTGTCAGCTGGTGCTGGACTTCCTGGGAGCACTCGCTCGTGTCTTCATTACAGTCTTCGTGGTCGACGCACACGGCCTCCTCATCACGGTGGCGATCATCTCGCTGGCCTTGCTGTACCTGAACCCCAGGCTTCCTCTCGTCGTGGGGCGGCTGAGTTTGCGTTTTGTTGACATGCTGCCGGGAGTGCGAGGGGTACAGGCAGCAGCTCAGAGGTTGcgtgtgctgctgcaggaacgAGCTCTGGCCTTCCAGGAAAGCCACGCCGGCAGGCCACAACAAGCAGACGGGACCAGGCTCCCTAACACAGACCTAAGAGCAGCCGGTACTTTGGTCAACCCCACTGACGCCTTCCTCCCACTGGCGAGTGACCTGAGTCAGCTGGACTCTCCGCAGCTCGGCCTGGCTTACCTGGAGGGCGAGTCGGCGAGTGGCAGCAGTGACCTCAGAGACAGCAGTTCCCTGGCAGCCAGGACTAGCACGTTACCGCTGAGCTCCGCTCTGGTGGGCGTGGAGGACGGCAGCAGCCCTCCAACAGACAGTCGGCTGCTCAGCCTGctgaaggagcaggaggagaggaagaagtgtGTGATCTGTCAGGACCGGGCCAAGACGGTCCTGCTGCTGCCTTGTCGTCACCTCTGCCTCTGTCGTCACTGCGCCGACATCCTGACCCAGCGGCGGCCC